AGATCAGGATAAACCCAAGGTAGCGCGAGCTAAAGTGCTATCAGCCGTTGTCGGTAATGTTATCTATAATAGATTGGCCGCGTCTAATCCGAAACTTAGCCACGCTGAGATAATGAGTCTGATCCTCGAACTGGGCGGCTTTTATACTGAAACTATTAAACCAGAAGAATTGCTAGCTTATAAAGCAAGGCCATTAAACGGCGTTTGGGCGACAGCACCTTATTTGCATAATGGATCCGTATCCAGTTTATATCAACTGCTATTGTCAGATACTGAACGTGAAAAATCCTTTTATGTCGGTAGTAGAGAACTAGATACCAAACAAGTGGGGTTTGAGCCAAATCAAGACGGCAACAGCTTCTTGTTTAATACCGTTGACAAACAGGGTAAACCAATTCCCGGTAATAGTAATCTAGGCCATAGCGGACCAAATTATACCCAAACTCAGGAAGGTGGTGAATGGCGGGATTATACGAGTGAGGAGCGCTATCAGCTAATCGAGTATATGAAAACGCTATAAATTTTGCTGTTGAGAACAAATGGTGATGACTAAAGTCACCATTTGTTTTTCCTGAATAAAAACAAATCGTAGGGTTTAATCATGAATAAATTACACGGTATTCTTATAGTCCTGGTGCTGATGATTAGTGCCTGCGATGGGGACAAAGCCGAAAAGGAATCCTCATCTAAAACCACCGTCGTAACGACGCCGGTGGCATCAGAAAATGCCTGGCATAAGTTGCAGCAACAGCGGCAACAACAACTCGATCAATACCTGGTACAACAGCAGGTGGCCTACCGCTGGTTTGCTGATTTTCCACTTGGAATTAACGATGGCGTTCCTTTTATCATCCTTAAACTCTTACCCAAGATAGCACCCGAATTATGGGGCAGTAACGAAAATTTTCTGGATGTTATCGGTCTGCATCTGGATGAACGTATACCGGATTACCCAATTGCCCGCGGCATTGGTTGGAGCGGCCTGGCGCGCGACGAACCCAATGGGGCTGTTGACTATGCTTCGTTTACCTGCGGCGCATGTCACATTGGCAGAGTAAGAACGGACGAAGGCATGGCTTATATCGATGGCGGCGTGAACGCACATTTTAATTTGCCACAATATCGGGTTAGAGCCAGTGAGACGATAGCAAAAATTGTCGGCGATGCGAATGACCAGGAAGAAAAGATTAAGCGCATGACCAAAGCGGTTATTGCCGCATTAGATCAAGTTCACACGAATGATAAAAACTATTTTTATCGAAATTATCAATTAGGTGACAAAGTATTTGATGCAGAATACGAAGCCAACCAGGTCGCATTATTCAAACAAAATGCCCCCGCCATCATTGCGAAATTCATGGGGCGCACTGAACTGGAATTTCAGGCATTTGCGGCCTTACTGGAGAAGAATTACAACGGGTTTGAAGCAGAAATGCTGAATGGTTTTGGCGGGATGGCTGATGCAACCGGTATTAGCACTTCTTTTGGCTATGTGGTTAAGCGTGATGTTAAAAAAGATCCTGCTGCCAACCCCGAAACCGATCTTCCCCCAACGCAAGGCATAACTGATTTCATGGCGGTTTGGGAGCAAGGTAAACGCAAAGTTAGCTGGTCCGATGATCACAAGCAATTAATCAATGGTGGTGGACAATGGAACGGCAATATACCCATTCCCATGTTCAGAAACCTGGCGGCTGAATTAACAATGGGTTTTGGCCCAGAAACGGATGTGCGCGTAGCAGCTTTCGCTCAAGAATTATTGGAAAACTTACCTGCGCCGGCTTATCCTTTCGCGGTCGATATGAATCAAGCCGAAAAAGGCAAAGGCTTGTATCAACAGCACTGCGCTGACTGTCACCGATCACATAATGGCACGGTCTATGAAACATTGGGCACAGATAAAGGCCGGGCTCAAGTTGCCAGTGAAGCTATTACTGCCAGCGGTCGAGAGGGATTTACGGCAATCTGTTCGCCAGACACAGCTATCGACATGCCACAGGGTACAGTCACGCCTTGTGCCGAGTTTGAGGGGGTATCTTTAGTTGGTAAAGCAGAATTTGCCATGATGGATCCGGCGCTGCATGATGGTTATAATGCCCTGCCCTTGGGCGGTATCTGGGCTCAGGCACCCTATTTACACAATGGATCAGTTCCCACCATGTATCACTTGCTGGTTCCAAATGAGCGCCCGGCTGCTTTCATGAAAAGTCGCCTGGATTATGACCAGGAATTACTCGGCTTCTCCTGGAGAATTAACAGCGAAGCAGCGCAGACGGAAGAAGAGGGTTATCGATATGATACCAGGGCCGTTAAAGTATTCTCGAATGCAGGTCATGATAAGGACATCACTATTAAAGGGGTTACCTATAAACTAGATTGGTCTAACGATAAAGAGGGCGCAATGGCAATTATTGAATTCATGAAGACCCTCTGAACAAAAGAGACAATTCCCAGTCATAGCAGGGTATTTATCTATTAACCAAGGTTTCGCTTGGCGGGGGCAGGATGCGCGAACATTAGGGTAAGGTCTTGTGTTTTACTATCAAAAGACAAGACTTGACCCCATTATTCTCACGACCATGTATCCGCCAAGAATCGCACAACGCAATTCAAATTCGCGTGTATCGAATGTGGGTACGCAGAAAATGCAGACCTCAACGCGGCCATCAATATTCCAAGGGCAGGGCATGCCCAGCTCGCCTG
This genomic window from Nitrosomonas cryotolerans ATCC 49181 contains:
- a CDS encoding cytochrome C, whose translation is MNKLHGILIVLVLMISACDGDKAEKESSSKTTVVTTPVASENAWHKLQQQRQQQLDQYLVQQQVAYRWFADFPLGINDGVPFIILKLLPKIAPELWGSNENFLDVIGLHLDERIPDYPIARGIGWSGLARDEPNGAVDYASFTCGACHIGRVRTDEGMAYIDGGVNAHFNLPQYRVRASETIAKIVGDANDQEEKIKRMTKAVIAALDQVHTNDKNYFYRNYQLGDKVFDAEYEANQVALFKQNAPAIIAKFMGRTELEFQAFAALLEKNYNGFEAEMLNGFGGMADATGISTSFGYVVKRDVKKDPAANPETDLPPTQGITDFMAVWEQGKRKVSWSDDHKQLINGGGQWNGNIPIPMFRNLAAELTMGFGPETDVRVAAFAQELLENLPAPAYPFAVDMNQAEKGKGLYQQHCADCHRSHNGTVYETLGTDKGRAQVASEAITASGREGFTAICSPDTAIDMPQGTVTPCAEFEGVSLVGKAEFAMMDPALHDGYNALPLGGIWAQAPYLHNGSVPTMYHLLVPNERPAAFMKSRLDYDQELLGFSWRINSEAAQTEEEGYRYDTRAVKVFSNAGHDKDITIKGVTYKLDWSNDKEGAMAIIEFMKTL